In Phaenicophaeus curvirostris isolate KB17595 chromosome 9, BPBGC_Pcur_1.0, whole genome shotgun sequence, the DNA window GGAAGTATCTGTGTTATGACAGACCAGGCTTATGGGAATGGAACAGTAGAAGAAAGGGGAGTACTGAGAAATTGCTTCAAGCTGTGTTTTCCAGGTGTTTTGAAATACATGCTGCTGTCATCCCTATGAAATTCTTGCTGCCTTCATATgtgcttctgttttgaaaatcttGTTTAGGTAAAGTGGCTTCTGAGGGCACTCACTTTGCCTTCTGAATAGAGCTGCTGAAGGAATCCAGTGTCTGGAGTTCTTGACTCATGGACGGTCTCCCCTGCCTGGGAGGgtatttggtttttgttgtgaTCCactctgtctgtgtgtgtaatGTTAAAACCCTTGCCTACCGTTGCACAGCACCCAAAGGTGCCGTGTGGATGGCAGACACGATATTCCTTTGCAGGATACAATGATATGTGACAGCTCACAGGCTTTATCCCTGTACCCTTTAGCTTCAAAGCAAGCTGGAGCAGGTCCCAAGCCTGAAAATGAATGGGGACAccttgagaagaaaaacacatgaaGTAATGATGCCGTTGTTCTTGAACACCTTCAGTGGTAGCCATAATGGCCTCATTTGACAAATTATTGCATTGACtaagtgttttgctgctgttgcaaTGCTTTTCAGCAATTGCTCCCTCTAAGTCCTTATGTCACTTTTGGCTCTATCAAATAATATTTCTAGCCGCACTTTTGGATTAATATGTTGGTCATTATTTCACCTTGGGCTGAAAGCACAGCCCTTGGTTGTTCTGTACACGACTTGGCTGCCTAGAGCtgtctggaggaaaagaaatgagcCCTTGGAAAGGGAAAGGTTGTGCTGAGCTCTCCAGCACGGGCTCCTTCTCCTCAGGTGACCGTGGAGTGTGCTGGGGCAGCCCCGCTCCTTGCTGCTCTGATGTAACGTCTAGTAAAGCCACCGGTGTTTTATTTACTGCGGTGAAGTTGATGACAAGTGGTCCATGGACGGGAACGGGAGCGGGGGAACTAAGTGAGAAGGACAAGGACTTGTCACCCGGGTGCAATGAGAAGTGTGGGAGAGTTTccctttgggagaagaggctgcccCGGGAGCCCCAGGTTCCCAGCAGAGCCCCGGGCTTCCATCAGCGCCCGAGGCCTTCTGCGTGAAGAGAAGGGGAGCCTTCTCCCCGCTGAAAGATAACTTCATTAAATTATCCACTTTCCATTTGAATTAAAGGGAGGCGGATGGGTTTGTGGCGGCAGCGGGGGCTTCGCTGGGAGACGCTTTGGCTCCGTGGATGGGGCGAGCCCTCCTTGTGTGTATTTTGGTGATGGGATGACAATGGGGGTGTGGGAGACGGCTCTGAGTCAccctggcagggctggagccccattggcagggctggagccccaTTGGCGGGGCGGCCGGCGGGGTGGGGGTCGCCGGCGGCGGGGCAGAGGGGGCTCATAAGGCGGGGAGCGGCCAGAGCCGCCCGCACAGCGAGGCACCATGGAGCTGCCCAGCCGCAACGGtgaggggctgcgggggctggAGACCCCGACCGCCGAGGCTGGCTGggagggtggtggtggtgatggtaCTGGAGCCTCTGACTGCCGGAGTCAGGGCAAGCAGGGAGGttggtggtggtgatgatgatgatggtgttGGTGCTGGAGCCCCTGACCGTCGGGGttggggctggcagggaaggtggtggtggtaCTGGAAACCCCGACCGCCGGGATTGGGACTGGCAAGGAGGTTGGTGATGGTTCTGAAGCTCCTGACCGCCGGGGTTGGGGCAAGCAGGGAGGTTGGTGTTGGTGATGATGATAGTAGTGGAGACACCGACCGCTGGGGTTAGGGCTGGCAGGGAGGCTGGTGATGGTGCTGGAGCCCCCGTCCACAGGGGTTCTGGCAAGCAGGGAGGTTGTTGGTGGTGCTGGTACTGGAAAACCCGACCACCgaggctggggctggcagggaggaTGGTGATGGTGCTGGAGACCCTGACCGtcggggctggggctggcagggaggcTGGTGGTGATGGTGACGATGATGGTGACAGTACTGGAGCCCCTGACTGCCGGAGTCAGGGCAGCCAGGGTGGTTGGTGATGGTACTGAAGCCACGGACTGCCGGGGCTGAGGCAAGCGGGGCGGGTtggtgatgatgatggtgaCAGTACTGGAGCCCCTGACCGCCGGGGTGGGCAGGGGGGGTGCTGATGGCTGTGGTCGAGCCGGAGCCCCTGACCGCCGGTCCCTCTCCCCGCAGACGAGCCCCGGTCGCGTCCCGCCGGTCCCGGCCCGGGGCGGGAGGGCGGCCGCAGGAAGAGAACCACCTTCAGCAAGgcccagctggagctgctggtccgCGCCTTCGAGAAGGAGCCCTACCCCGGCATCGCCCTGCGGGAGCAGCTCTCCGGCCTGACCGACATCCCTGAGTCCAGGATCCAGGTGAGAGGAGCGGGAGGGGCTGCGGGCAGCTGCCCCCTGTCCCGGGCACCGGGGACGGGCGCTCAGCCTCGGTGTCCCCGCAGGTCTGGTTCCAGAACAGGAGAGCCCGGCAGCTCAACCACAAGAGGAGCGAGGCCTGTGGGAAGCAGAAGTTGTCCCGCTGCGGCGGCGGCTGCGCGGCCGGGGGGCCTCTGAGGCAGGAGCCGAACCTCCTGCGGCCCCAGCCCGGCCTCCCGGGGGGACACCAGAGCTTCTCCGCTCACCCCTCGTCCTACTCGGGGCTCGACACCCACTTCAGGAGCTTGGATAACACCTTTGGAGCCCCAGGTCAGACTCCAGCTCACTTCGGTTTGGACTGTATGGGAAAGGGG includes these proteins:
- the LOC138724264 gene encoding uncharacterized protein; this encodes MELPSRNGEGLRGLETPTAEAGWEGGGGDGTGASDCRSQGKQGDEPRSRPAGPGPGREGGRRKRTTFSKAQLELLVRAFEKEPYPGIALREQLSGLTDIPESRIQVWFQNRRARQLNHKRSEACGKQKLSRCGGGCAAGGPLRQEPNLLRPQPGLPGGHQSFSAHPSSYSGLDTHFRSLDNTFGAPGQTPAHFGLDCMGKGVPPSAGSVGSTPQLSLPAQQAQEYPCLKKSFPESCYSDADVFQSRTEDHQYLAAKETAYRRPVLNYLNANQGDFCAKSNVSSFWKGSAFDYGEGELKLELEQMKYTPPLVGAGHASPPLGLPKHEAGGYPGMLAAPAPSFGQQLLESVSDYDPHWLGVRNEIWGGGLDSLFENEQNGEPGGLKSYLFGFDGQRSTCHT